Proteins from one Peromyscus eremicus chromosome 8a, PerEre_H2_v1, whole genome shotgun sequence genomic window:
- the Proca1 gene encoding protein PROCA1 isoform X3 yields the protein MWVRTTLTIKRWTEEKPGCKTDLWDKSESTDISRLPSWRRGHLASVESSSDVSSLSSEGELQETDRCCWKHQQCAGHIIHPFLDCGHHNRHMHAVSHCDCESRLKDCSGKTNSSRSRDVGPTCSRDRGSTCFNIIHTPCFEFIPEEECVERIWYSWCKGYRPLSVAVIHHPIHHVCRTDNLHEKEDEEDEEEEEETPPSIPTQLCPTAIPTDPVGSVTRTPDSAAPITIWRSESPTEKSQEGKAIKKIKKKKEKEKDNEDEIVDEKAKLKKKVKGKIIKKKSPAKSESSPPDLSRSLSPRELVRTSESSPESREELESEDSYERGKKEPSSEDIVESSPKKREKSTSQAKKNGTKTLQTRKTSKRKSPPVSNPNLS from the exons ATATAAGCAGGTTGCCCAGCTGGAGGAGAGGACATCTGGCTAGTGTGGAGTCCAGCAGTGATGTGTCTTCCCTCTCCTCTGAAG GTGAACTCCAGGAGACTGACAGGTGCTGCTGGAAACACCAGCAGTGTGCTGGACATATCATCCACCCCTTCTTGGACTGTGGCCACCACAACCGGCACATGCACGCTGTCAGCCACTGCGACTGTGAATCTAG GCTGAAGGACTGCTCAGGGAAGACAAATAGTAGCAGATCCCGAGATGTAGGCCCGACCTGCTCCAGAGATCGGGGCTCAACCTGCTTCAACATCATCCATACCCCTTGCTTTGAATTCATCCCAGAGGAAGAGTGTGTGGAGCGGATCTGGTACAGCTG GTGCAAAGGCTACAGGCCTCTCTCTGTGGCAGTAATCCACCATCCCATTCATCATGTGTGTAGGACAGATAACCTACACGagaaggaggatgaagaggatgaagaggaggaagaagagacccCACCTTCCATCCCAACTCAGTTGTGCCCCACTGCCATACCTACTGACCCAGTCGGGTCGGTCACCAGGACTCCCGACTCAGCAGCGCCCATCACCATCTGGCGTTCTGAGAGCCCCACAGAAAAGAGTCAGGAGGGCAAGGCCATcaagaagataaagaagaaaaaggagaaggagaaagacaacGAGGATGAGATAGTGGATGAAAAGGCAAAGTTGAAGAAAAAAGTCAAGGGCAAGATAATTAAGAAGAAAAGCCCAGCAAAATCAGAATCTTCCCCTCCAGACTTGAGCCGATCACTAAGCCCAAGAGAACTAGTCAGGACATCAGAGTCCAGCCCAGAAAGTCGGGAAGAGCTGGAGAGTGAGGACAGTTATGAACGGGGTAAAAAGGAGCCCTCCAGCGAAGATATTGTGGAGTCATCAcccaagaagagagagaagagcacctcCCAGGCCAAAAAGAATGGGACAAAGACCTTACAAACCAGGAAAACGAGCAAGAGAAAATCTCCCCCAGTGTCCAACCCCAATCTCAGCTGA
- the Proca1 gene encoding protein PROCA1 isoform X4: MWVRTTLTIKRWTEEKPGCKTDLWDKSESTDISRLPSWRRGHLASVESSSDVSSLSSEGELQETDRCCWKHQQCAGHIIHPFLDCGHHNRHMHAVSHCDCESRCKGYRPLSVAVIHHPIHHVCRTDNLHEKEDEEDEEEEEETPPSIPTQLCPTAIPTDPVGSVTRTPDSAAPITIWRSESPTEKSQEGKAIKKIKKKKEKEKDNEDEIVDEKAKLKKKVKGKIIKKKSPAKSESSPPDLSRSLSPRELVRTSESSPESREELESEDSYERGKKEPSSEDIVESSPKKREKSTSQAKKNGTKTLQTRKTSKRKSPPVSNPNLS; this comes from the exons ATATAAGCAGGTTGCCCAGCTGGAGGAGAGGACATCTGGCTAGTGTGGAGTCCAGCAGTGATGTGTCTTCCCTCTCCTCTGAAG GTGAACTCCAGGAGACTGACAGGTGCTGCTGGAAACACCAGCAGTGTGCTGGACATATCATCCACCCCTTCTTGGACTGTGGCCACCACAACCGGCACATGCACGCTGTCAGCCACTGCGACTGTGAATCTAG GTGCAAAGGCTACAGGCCTCTCTCTGTGGCAGTAATCCACCATCCCATTCATCATGTGTGTAGGACAGATAACCTACACGagaaggaggatgaagaggatgaagaggaggaagaagagacccCACCTTCCATCCCAACTCAGTTGTGCCCCACTGCCATACCTACTGACCCAGTCGGGTCGGTCACCAGGACTCCCGACTCAGCAGCGCCCATCACCATCTGGCGTTCTGAGAGCCCCACAGAAAAGAGTCAGGAGGGCAAGGCCATcaagaagataaagaagaaaaaggagaaggagaaagacaacGAGGATGAGATAGTGGATGAAAAGGCAAAGTTGAAGAAAAAAGTCAAGGGCAAGATAATTAAGAAGAAAAGCCCAGCAAAATCAGAATCTTCCCCTCCAGACTTGAGCCGATCACTAAGCCCAAGAGAACTAGTCAGGACATCAGAGTCCAGCCCAGAAAGTCGGGAAGAGCTGGAGAGTGAGGACAGTTATGAACGGGGTAAAAAGGAGCCCTCCAGCGAAGATATTGTGGAGTCATCAcccaagaagagagagaagagcacctcCCAGGCCAAAAAGAATGGGACAAAGACCTTACAAACCAGGAAAACGAGCAAGAGAAAATCTCCCCCAGTGTCCAACCCCAATCTCAGCTGA
- the Proca1 gene encoding protein PROCA1 isoform X5: MHAVSHCDCESRLKDCSGKTNSSRSRDVGPTCSRDRGSTCFNIIHTPCFEFIPEEECVERIWYSWCKGYRPLSVAVIHHPIHHVCRTDNLHEKEDEEDEEEEEETPPSIPTQLCPTAIPTDPVGSVTRTPDSAAPITIWRSESPTEKSQEGKAIKKIKKKKEKEKDNEDEIVDEKAKLKKKVKGKIIKKKSPAKSESSPPDLSRSLSPRELVRTSESSPESREELESEDSYERGKKEPSSEDIVESSPKKREKSTSQAKKNGTKTLQTRKTSKRKSPPVSNPNLS, translated from the exons ATGCACGCTGTCAGCCACTGCGACTGTGAATCTAG GCTGAAGGACTGCTCAGGGAAGACAAATAGTAGCAGATCCCGAGATGTAGGCCCGACCTGCTCCAGAGATCGGGGCTCAACCTGCTTCAACATCATCCATACCCCTTGCTTTGAATTCATCCCAGAGGAAGAGTGTGTGGAGCGGATCTGGTACAGCTG GTGCAAAGGCTACAGGCCTCTCTCTGTGGCAGTAATCCACCATCCCATTCATCATGTGTGTAGGACAGATAACCTACACGagaaggaggatgaagaggatgaagaggaggaagaagagacccCACCTTCCATCCCAACTCAGTTGTGCCCCACTGCCATACCTACTGACCCAGTCGGGTCGGTCACCAGGACTCCCGACTCAGCAGCGCCCATCACCATCTGGCGTTCTGAGAGCCCCACAGAAAAGAGTCAGGAGGGCAAGGCCATcaagaagataaagaagaaaaaggagaaggagaaagacaacGAGGATGAGATAGTGGATGAAAAGGCAAAGTTGAAGAAAAAAGTCAAGGGCAAGATAATTAAGAAGAAAAGCCCAGCAAAATCAGAATCTTCCCCTCCAGACTTGAGCCGATCACTAAGCCCAAGAGAACTAGTCAGGACATCAGAGTCCAGCCCAGAAAGTCGGGAAGAGCTGGAGAGTGAGGACAGTTATGAACGGGGTAAAAAGGAGCCCTCCAGCGAAGATATTGTGGAGTCATCAcccaagaagagagagaagagcacctcCCAGGCCAAAAAGAATGGGACAAAGACCTTACAAACCAGGAAAACGAGCAAGAGAAAATCTCCCCCAGTGTCCAACCCCAATCTCAGCTGA